One Dysidea avara chromosome 8, odDysAvar1.4, whole genome shotgun sequence genomic window, CTACAGATGAACTTCAAAGATTACGATTAATTGCAGAAACACAAGTTCTCAGTTCACTTCAAGAAATCATAGCTCTAGAGAAATACACAGTGAGTACACATCTATACACTAACAATACGTAGTAATAGCTTAAATGAAGTATGATTATCTAATTAGCTATTGTTTTATTAATAGAATGAAAAATATGATTCGCCTAATAAAGATTGCTATGTACGCTTTGAGCCAACCAATAATGCTGTGAGTTGAcagatgcacacacacatatgtgcaCGTACCGTGTACACAATAAGGTTACTATTCTCTTACACTTGTAGGATATCAATACCATCAGGGATGACGTCACATCACTAACACAACTACTCCCTGTCATTCAACACCTTGCTGACAAGGAGACTGATGAATATATCATCACCAAATACAATGAAATTATCAAGTTCATGAAGACTAGTATTACAGCCCTTAACAACCTGGTAAGTTCAACACCTGTACACACTAATACATACTTGTTATCACGCTTCTCCACACATTTTAGATTAGAGCTTCAGGCAGCACAGATACTGCACTAGCAGCTACAACAGATAACCAACAATGTGAAGAACAtaacaaagtagtgaaaatgAGTTCCCTCAAGTTACAAATGCAATTGACTTTCCAAGATCTTCAACTTCTCCAGATCAACTAACAGTCCCGTACAATGACATTTTAGAAATCGACAAaataatacacattatatttcaTGTACAATTTTCGGCAATCATATCACTTATAAGTTCATGTCAATCTATTTGTATTCAtctcatttttaaaattcattttAACAAATCACTTAATCAAATGTATATATGAAATGTGACAGATGAAACAAGTGAGGAGTAAGGACACCTTATGACCAACCAAAGTAATCAGTTCACATGCTAAGATAATTTGGGAACAATgctaagtgtccagattatacaGGTGTCCTCATCCTGATTAACAGGATCTACTGTAGTCTAACCACAAACTCACAATAAGTATCACAGCAattaaaaacacacacacactaaagaACTACTGTAACAGGTAAATGGCTTAGAATTGCAACAGCAAAATAATGTACCTGCTATCATTGTTTACTTATATTGTTAAAACAAGGTACTGTATAGcataaatatttcgaggggcaaatttttTGAGGGTGAACAatgttactaaaaataaaatttcgcAGATTTGTatacactcccaaaatgtattaggaggtctaaatatttcaaggataaaattttcgccGGTAACCCTTAAAACtgcgaaatcagcaaaaaattctCCCCCTTAGGGTATAATATGGTAGTTTATTGCCTTGGTTTTAAACTTAACATATCACAAAAAAAATAACAGTAGGTGTATTCACACTTTAAGCACCATGTCAACTACATCAGTAAGCATAAAGTTTACATACTCTTGTTGACAAAAGGAAATGTTTATATTATAGCCTCTGAGGATGCAAATATGAGTGGTATTGCTTTAAACATAATGAGGAAATTTTGCAACCAATTTGTGTTTGTCAATGATAATTATTGTTAGCGACCAACTAAACTAAATATAACAGTTAATCTTGGTAGCAAATTAAAATAATACATTTTACAGTTAATGTCCACCAAGCTGTTGTCCAGCTCCCCAATTGTGTCTATTGTCATCTCCCGGATATCTGCGAGCGGTCGGCTGTGGAGCACCGAATCCTGACACTCCTCCACGACAGTTTGGAAAATATTTATACCTAGAATAGAATAATACTTTATACACAGCATACCACAAATCTGTTGATATTGCTAAGCACAAATGTGTGACATATGATGCATGTGAGTATTTTCTAAGTTTATTCTTACAATATTTCAGGAGTGTGTAACAGTTCCCTTCCTCCATACTCCTCAGGGTAACAATACTTCAGAAAGTAGTAGAGATGCCCCACTAATATGCCAATCAACTCGTTCACTCCACTGTGTACATGAAAATAGAAAATTACAGGACATCCTAAACTGCACACAACcactacatacataaacatTTAAGTAGGTACCAAATTAGCAATTTTCATTGTCACAAATTTTTACATCAAGGACACCTCTGAATAAAAATTGATGTATGTATGCCTTATACATGGTGGAAGGATCAGTACTTTAATTATATAGTAGAAAGTATGATAGAAAGAAAGGGATGATTGTTATTCATGCAGAACTACATTCAGCTGTAAAGCTGATTAGTACAGAACACAGAATAACAAATGACTCTTAATTTGTATTTAAGAGAAAAGTCTTAGCCAAACAAGGCTTGGTCTCTTTTGGTTACAAAAAAATCTTATACATATATGACTTTTAGAAATTGATTTAAAACTTGTGTTTCTAAAGCATCCGTTGTAAAGATGTAGATGTTAGTACCTAGTCTGACACCACCCGCCCCTTTGTAAAaggtaagggtctggtgaaatacaaacaCTATATCacttcaaaaggaattcaattagacaatGTATGTAACTACTGGGTATGTCAACTGATTGTCCTTCAACTCGATCAAACAAAAGAATTGCATTACCAAGGTGATCTGTGTGTGAACGTTATTGGCACACATCAATTTGGTACCGCTGAATTTGAACGTTATAAATTAtttagtatttgtatttcaccagacccttacttcttgcgaaggggcgggcaaCACCAGACTAGTAAGCACTATGGAACAACAATTCCCCCACACAAACAAATCAAGTACTTACCCTCCTTGCAAGATGAAATTCAATCCAGCAAACACCCATGGTAGATACATTGCCTGAAATAGTAACCCGACATGTTAAGACAGTCTTAATAGCCAGTGCAATGTTTGTATTTGTCCTACTCTCAGCCattgaaaatttattttttgaTCATATGCCTACACAAAATCAATGTAAATTTACAAGTAATTCTTACAATATCTCTATCCCAAACATCAACCTGAATGTATTCTTATTGGAGAAATATCTTAATCTTAGAGATACAAACAAAtgtaaatgtacagttttatACAAATGGGACAACTTATTATTGTATACAAGTATCCTGATAATCAAGATGTTCCCCTTTAGGGGTTCCAGTACAGCACAACAATGTAAGTATAATACAACATTTTTGCAGTACCTTAAATCTCATTCCAAACCAGAATGACACAATGACATCAGCATTAAGTTGACACCACACATACATGACACTCAATATCAGTGACTCCATCAACAACTACGAAGACAAAATTGAAAAATAAATTCCCCTTCACTGGTTAGGGAAACACCTAAACAATAAGATCTCCTTTAGGGATTTTTCTTTGCAAAGAAAGAGAGGAGGGGCTCAGCATTGGGACACTCCTCTACTGGCAGGGGAAACCCAGGACACTGGAGCCTGTCCTAATGGATTTCCCCTTATATACACCCAGCCTTCACATGTATCTCTATTATCAGCAAAAACGCATACATATGTCAAAACTACTTGGGTCCCATAATGACAAAGCAAACATTCCTCTGGAGGAGTgcacataaaatatattaataaTTTTCAGTTCTATTAACCAATAAAGAAAGAGAAGCACATGGTATGTGTGAAGATGTTAATATGACATACTTTCTGAACAAGAGACTATAGAATTCGAAGTTGTACCAGAATCTTATGTAatttcttatatatatatatatacgtaactGACTAATTTTGAACTAGCATGAGAGTATAAATTTAAACATAATGACAAAGACATCAATACAATGCTTGAAATTTGGACACCTTATTAATTCCAGTAACGCCTGTTCTTGGTTCCaaagtatacatatatataaaagtaattatgtgtgtgtgtgtgtgtgtgtgtgtgtgtgtgtatgtgtgtgtgtgtgggtcaattgttatgtttgggacctgctAAGATGtggtcactacaatgaggtggtaTTTTTTATGAGATAGATGATAAGTGATGGTACATTGTAATAGGTAATGGGTATACCTATTATACGACCATGCAAATGCTGATATGAAGACCTGCATGATTTTAAATCGTCAATATTTACTGAACCTATACTATCCAAAAGTACCAAAAACAGTCTATAACAAAAAGTATTCTATCTGAGCTACGTACATCCAATTGCAAGAATCAACTACCCTATTGAAGATCacagatcccagctgttgtggctcctctggCGCATGCTTAGATTGCATGTTgtgggggatcaagtcaccactgggtctgggatttttttctgcattctgcAACGTCTcagtaacatgtttctgactccctttagccttctcacaggtccctattgggatagcatttaattgTATTGTTCAGATAATTACCTTAATTAAATTTGCAGAAATGTCAATATGAAGGCTGTAAACAAGGGAATATACCCTAAAAAAAGTCAGTGTCTCTGCTGCAGCCCCTCCCACTTTGCAGCTTGTGTGTTTTGTATGGGGAATCCCTAAAAAAATATCGGTGCATGTTGTGTTCAGCCAAGTAGCTATATAAACCGATGAAATTATCTTGTTACTGTTGATGGAAATATTCCTCCTGAGTCCTTCCTGACTTAAGTTGGAATTGAGTGGTCAATTCATGGAATTGAATTAACAAATTCATTTTCCCAGGAGGAATTAGTATTTAGCAACAGAGGATGTGGATACTAAAATGGTggaattaataattttaaaaatatatactgATATTTACATTGCTGTTTAGAAAAATCCCCTTCTTGTGATAGGACTGGAATGCAGCCAATCATGTTTCCCACGTACCAGATCCCAAATTTCAACATAGTTCCGATCATGTTGCAAAATACACTATTGAAAGAGTATAAAAGAATGCAGATACCTGAACATTTCAGTTGAGAGCAAACCAGAGTTGAGAACATCTAACTAAAAAGATCTGTTATCAAGGAGCTGAAAATGATTAGGATCAATATCATTATAGGATTTGTAGCTTTGGTGCTTGTGATGGGAGGTCAAGCAGTTCCTGTTAACAGTGATTCAACTGAACAGAAAACAACAATTCCTACCTCTGACATCAGTGGACTACTTGAAAATGCAAAATTgcaggtttacaaaatactgcAACAAATTACACGTCTGCAGTTGGCTAAAGTACGTAGGTAGCTACACACATCTATGTACAAACACTAGTTATAGTTTAAGGTAATAATTATGACAATTATTattgtgtttgtattgtttttTATAGAATGAAACATATGACTTGTTTCACCAAATCTGCTACGAACGCTACAACACAATGTGTGAAGTTGTAAGTTGAGAATCTCTTGTACATAGATAACATCTACATACAGTCTCAGACATGCatggatacacacacacaaacaagatACACAATAATGTTACTGTTCTCTTACACTTTTAGGATATCAATGCCATCAGGGATGATGTCACATCACTAACACAACTACTCCCTGTTATTCAACATCTTGCTAACAATGAGACTGATGAATATATCATTACTAAATACAGTGAAATGATCAAATTCATGGAGAGCAGTATTTCAGCCCTTAACAATCTGGTAAGTTCAACACAGAGACACACTAAAAATATTGATCACACTTCTCCACACACTCTAGATTAGAGCATTGGACAGTAAGGATACTGTACCAGCAGCTACAACAGAAAATCAACGATATGAAAATCTCGATAAATTTGTGAAGCTGAGTATGCTCAAGTTGCAAGTGGAATTGACCTTTAGAGATCTTGAACATCTTCCAGTCAACTAACAGTCTTGTAGAATATGACTGGCATCTTAGTAAtatgtattaaaatttaactTAATTAGTATACAACATaataattttttctgtgtagctATACTTTTCGCACTTGTATCACTTATTAATTAAAAGCAGTTTATTTTAATCGATACTTGTTTGAGAAGAGGGCTATAGGTTGAATGTTGTGGAGATAGTATCACTGTTGCATGGTATTGCCCATTTGCTTTACCAGTTGACAGTTACAATTTACATGTATGCAGGAGGACAGTATCTTTTGCAAGTATCATTGATACTGTGAATTTTTTTATCATGGCTATCATCCAGTTAAGGACAAAATTACTCATGAAAACTATAGCATTATACAGTGTACCAGTCTGttttatatgtagctatacaagaGGTCTACATGTAGTCTGATATATTttgggattgtttgcaaatcagcaaaaaataatttaaattaggtaacattgctcaaccGCAAAAATTTTtctcccttgaaatatttaggctatatacgGCACACAATGGAAGGATAGAATCTACTACAACTACTGTGAAGATCTTCCTGCTAAGGACAAATAATGAAATTGCCATGGAGCAAACAAGCAGTGTTACTTATATACCATATACTAGTCTCAAAGGATCAACAGAACTACATAACAAATCGTTGAAACTATAGAGGATTTTCCCTCACTAATAGGGATACTACCAATACGTTTTAGAGGTATATTCTTTCACAGAATATACAAATGACAAAAGGGGAGGGGCTGTACAGTGGGGACACTCCTTCTTTGGTAGGGAAAACCAGATCAGTTTTAGGGGATTCCCTATACAACTGACCTTCATAAGTTACAGTTCAGACACAACAATTTTTGAAGTTTCCAAATGACCAACACTGTAGTATGTTCTACAAAGCAAGCAATGACAGATGTTACCTGCTGTATCTCTTAGTACAactgtataatgtatgtattgCAGACTATTATAGAGACCATTGTGAATAGGAGCATTGTCATCTTTTATGTACTACATGTTTATAGACTAGTCAAGGCTGGGTATGTAATACTCGCTAACAATGAGTTTTCTATTGGGTTCTGTGAATTGCAATAAAATTAAAAAGCTGACAACACTGAATGAATGATTATATGTATTAACAATCTGGACTTTAATTCTCTACAGCTTTATCTTGTTTCTTACATGATTTACATACCACTACTGCTTTACACATATGGTAATGGACTATGGACTAACAACGTTCAATTGAGATACACACCCCATATATGTAAACAATACTACAACCACATCCCAATATTATTCTTGCATAATCAAAACAATGAGTAGTACATCACCAAAGTGCCATCTTCATGAAGAGTATACAGGCTCTAAACATAATctacatatatactgtagttaTGGAACGCCAATGTGAACAAAAATCCATTATACATATCACACACTATTCAATTCACCAGTGCTTCATTTTCACTTCTTCTTTCAATGTATTATATTACTAAGGGAATTAGTTTGATGCGATATATAGAGCTACATACTCAGAGCTGCATCTTTTAGAGCTACATTTGTAGAATTATTGTGCTGCTAAGCACTGCGCAATCTTCAAAAATTATTAAAGTTTCTATACTAGTATCAGAATGATGTGATAAAATTGTTGGTGATTTTAATACCGGATTTGAGGGTAACTTGATACTAACCACAAACCACAATTTATACAACCAACAAGTTGTTCCTCACAACTCAACTACATAGAGGATAATTAAATCACTTAAATGCTGCACTATTTTTTATAAGTGTGTCTTGTTAGGTGTTGCAACTATATACTAATTGCTTTTCAGACCATCTATGGTTTCAAGTGGTCAATTTTGACAAAACAGATATAAACCTGCAATGTGTGCAATACTAGTACTGCAGTTCAAAGCTGCACATTAGTTAAGCTGCAATGGGCTTTAACTATTTGCTAGTCATTCCATGAACTTATGTAAATACACAAAAGCTAATTCTCTTTCCCAGAAGGAATAAATATTTAGCAAGAGAGGATGTTAGTTGACATTGTGGTAGGAATTAAATTGTTTACATTGACCTTTAGAAAAATTCCCCTTCCTGTGAAATGTAACTTATTAACTTCCCCATATCATTATAGACCAGATCCCAAATTCTAATATAGTTCTGACCATATTACAAAATATGCTGTTGAAATAGTATAAAAGCTTAAGATTTCTTAACTTGTTAGTTAAAAGCAAAATCAGCGACAAGAATATCTAGCTTAAAAAATTTGTTATCAATTTCTACTGTAATATCACTATGGAGATTCAGAAAATGATGATTGttttagtagtagtagcagcagttATATTGGATACACAAGCAGCTCCAACTGTCTCTACAGATGAACTTCAAAGATTACGATTGATTGCAGAAACACAAGTTCTCAGTTCACTCCAAGAAATCATAGCTCTAGAGAAATACACAGTGAGTACACATCTATACACTAACAATATGTAGTAATAGCTTAAATGAAGTATGATTGTCTAATTAGCTATTGTTTTATTAATAGAATGAAAAATATGACTCGTCTAATGAAGATTGCTATGTACGCTTTGAGCCAACCAATAATGCTGTGAGTTGTTAGATATTGACagatacacacactatactatatGTGCACGTACACACGTACAGTGTACACAATGTTAGTTACTATTCTCTTACGCTTGTAGGATATCAATACCATTAGGGATGACGTCACATCACTAACACAACTACTCCCTGTTATTCAACATCTTGCTGACAAGGAGACTGATGAATATACAATCACCAAATACAATGAAATTATCAAGTTCATGAAGACTAGTATTACAGCCCTTAACAACCTGGTAAGTTCAACACCTGGACACACTAATACATACTTGTCATCACGCTTCTCCACACATTTTAGATTAGAGCTTCAGGCAGCACAGATACTGCACTAGCAGCTACAACAGATAACCAACAATGTGAAGAACATGACAATGTAGTGAAAATGAGCTCCCTAAAGTTACAAATGCAATTGACTTTCCAAGATCTTCAACTTCTCCAGATCAACTAACAGTCTCGTACAATGACATTTTAGAAATCAACAAAATAATACGGATTTTATTTCATATACAATTTTCGGCAATCATATCACTTATAAGTTCATGTCAATCTATTTTGTATTCATCTCATTTTTTAATTCATTTTAACAAATCATTTCATCAAATGTATATATGAAATGTGACAGATGAAACAAGTAAGGATTAAGGACACCTTATGACCAACCAAAGTGATCAGTTTACTTGCTAAGATAATTTTGGAACATTACCAAGTCTCCAGATTACGCAGGTGTCCTCATCCTGATTAACAGGATCCACTGTAGTTAGTCTAACCACAAACTCACAATGTGTACCACAGCTGTTCATTAGGTaattaaaacacacacacactaaagaAGAAACACAGGGAAATGGCTTAGAATTGCAACAGCAAAATAATGTACCTGCTATCATTGTTTACTTATATTGTTAAAACAAGTTACCGTAtagtctaaatatttcgaggagcaaattttttgaggttaaacaatgttgctaaaaataaatttttcgtggatttgcaaacactcccaaaatgtattagattatatggaggtctaaatatttcaaggataaatttTTGCTGTAACCCTTAAAAttgcaaaatcagcaaaaattgcacctccctcgaaatatttaggttatATGGTAGTTCATTGCTTGGTTTTAAACTTGAcatatcaaaaaaaaaaataacaGTACGTGTATTCACACTTTAAGCACCATGTAAACTACATCAGCAAGCATAAAGTTTACATACTCTTGTTGACAAAAGGAAATGTTTAATATATTATAGCCTTTGAGGATGCAAATATGACTGGTATTGCTTTAAACATAATGAGGAAATGTTGCAACCAATTTGTGTTTGTCAATAATAATTGTTAGCAACCAACTAAAGATATAAATATAACAGTTAATCTTGGTAGCAAATTAAAATAATACACTTTACAGTTAATGTCCACCAAGCTGTTGTCCAGCTCCCCAATTGTGCCTGTTGTCATCTCCGGGACGTCGGCTGTGGAGCTGACACTCCTCCACGATGGCTTGGAAAATATTTATATCTAGAATATTAGAATAATACTTTATACACAGCATACCACAAATCTGTTGATATTGCTAAGCACAAATGTGTGACATATGATGCATGTGAGTATTTTCTAAGTTTGTTCTTACAATATTTCAGGAGTGTGTAACAGTTCCCTTCCTCCATACTCCTCAGGGTAACGATACTTCAGGAAATAGTAGAGATGCCCCACTAATATGCCAATCAGCTCGTTCACTCCACTGTGAACATGAAAACAGAAAATTACAGGACATCCTAAACTGCACACGATCACTGCATACATAAACATTTAAGTAGGTCCCACAAATTAGCAAATTTCATTGTCACAAATTTTTGCATCAAGGATACCTCTGAATGAAAATTGATGTATGTATGACTTATACATGGTGGAAGGATCAGTTCT contains:
- the LOC136263164 gene encoding derlin-1-like, which encodes MYVWCQLNADVIVSFWFGMRFKAMYLPWVFAGLNFILQGGGVNELIGILVGHLYYFLKYCYPEEYGGRELLHTPEILYKYFPNCRGGVSGFGAPQPTARRYPGDDNRHNWGAGQQLGGH
- the LOC136263699 gene encoding uncharacterized protein, with the translated sequence MGGQAVPVNSDSTEQKTTIPTSDISGLLENAKLQVYKILQQITRLQLAKNETYDLFHQICYERYNTMCEVDINAIRDDVTSLTQLLPVIQHLANNETDEYIITKYSEMIKFMESSISALNNLIRALDSKDTVPAATTENQRYENLDKFVKLSMLKLQVELTFRDLEHLPVN